CCCTGCCTCGCATCGTCGACGAGATCAACGCCGGCATCGAACAGGAATGGCGGGCCCTAATGCAGGCTGCAGACGAGGCGAGGCACAAAGTGAAGGACCTCGAGAAGCAACTGAAAGGCTACTATGATGTCGCAGCGGAGATCGGACTCTCGGATGAACTGAAAGCCCGGATACAGGAAGTCGAGGCCGTACTGGAAGAACTGAGAGCCGTGCGTATCCCTGCGAAGCCCGATCCCGTGGACGTCTCCGAGATTCGAAACCTTGCTGCTACCATACGGGAAGCCGCAGAATCGGACGACGATGGGGCTCGAGGCCGAATCGTGCGCCAGTTCGTGATAGAGATAGTGGCGGACGGCAAAGAAGGACTATTGGAGTGCAGGCTTCTAGATCCAGTAGCTATTGAGTCGAATATATTGGTAGCGCCAGGGGGAGTCGAACCCCCGCCGCGGCCTTGAAAGAGCCGTGTCCTAACCGTTAGACCATGGCGCCACGAGATTCCTGCGAAGCCCCACGACTGATGCGAATGACCGTGTCATTATACCAGATGGCATCCGGAAGTTCAATACTGAGTTGCTGGGGAACGCAGAGCAC
The sequence above is a segment of the Armatimonadota bacterium genome. Coding sequences within it:
- a CDS encoding recombinase zinc beta ribbon domain-containing protein, with the translated sequence MTKHQPRVKRSHKGQPSRWTLSAGLIKCGHCGENYTSTNKHGVDSYACGSHVYRRHAGCSAPMWKLERENLEQSLLDLLIERMSSAEQTLPRIVDEINAGIEQEWRALMQAADEARHKVKDLEKQLKGYYDVAAEIGLSDELKARIQEVEAVLEELRAVRIPAKPDPVDVSEIRNLAATIREAAESDDDGARGRIVRQFVIEIVADGKEGLLECRLLDPVAIESNILVAPGGVEPPPRP